DNA from Streptomyces rishiriensis:
GCAGCCTCGTAGAGCTGCTGCTTGCCGCCGGGGAAGTACCGGTAGACGAGCGGCCGGGACACCCCGGCGGCCTCCGCCACGTCATCCAGCGAGACGTCCTCGGGGACGCGGTGCGCGAAGAGCGAGAGCGCGGCCTCGAGCAGCTGGCTGCGGCGTTCCTCGACGCTGAGGCGACGGTAGGCGGGGACGGCGGGGGTCATGACGTGCAGCGTAATCGCCCACCCCCGCCCCGTGCCCGTCGCCGGGTCAGGCCAGCAGTCCGGACGACCTCCACAGCCGCCGCCCCACGCCCCGCAGCACCCCGATGTCGTCCAGGAAGTCCGTCAGTTTCTTCGATCCCGTCTGCATGACCTCCCGCCGGTGCCCGCTCGCCCGCACCTGCGCCACGGCCTCCCGCTTGTCCAGGCCGACGTCGGTGTAGACGTCCGGGTTCACGAAGGCCACGGAGAACACCCGCGCGAACTCGCCCGACGTGACCCTGGTGAACTCCTGGGACCACTTCGGCGCCGTCATCATCTGGCGGCGCAGCTCCTCACGGGCGTAGCGCACATGCCGGGCCTCCTCCACGACGTGGATCCGGGTGACGCCCCGGACCAGCGGCTGGACCCGCTCGTCCGGGAAGGTCAGCCGCTGCATCCAGTCGAGGACCTCCTCGCCGAGCAGGGTCGCGGTGAAGGAGCCGGGGGTCGTGGAGATCGTCTTGAACAGCCGCCCGAGGTGCTGGTGGGCACGGCTCACCGGGTACCAGGGCGTGCCGCCCCGGGTGATCAGCCGGGCGAACATCTTCGAGTGCCGGCACTCGTCCTCGATCTCGGTCAGCGCGTACCGGACATGCGCGCTCGTCGCCGCCTTGTCGTAGATGTGCCGGACGAGCAACTGCATGAGGATGAGCTCGAACCAGATCCCGAGCGAGGCGAGCGCCGCGGCCTCGTGCTGCGACAGCAGGATCCGCTGCTCCTCGCTCATCCGCCGCCACATCGGAGTGTCGTACAGCGACACCAGTTCCGGCGGCCAGAACCACTTGCCCTCCTCGAAGGGGGCGTCCCAGTCCAGTTCCTTGTCGGGGTCGAAGGAGTGCTTGGCGGAGGACGCGAGCAGCCGCTCGGCCACCTGCTCGCGGTCCTTGAGCAGGCCCAGCGCGTCCCGCAGCCCTTCCAGCGCGTCGGCATCGGTGAGGGTCGTCATGGCTCTTATGAGACTGCTTGTCAGCAAGGTCGTCAATCCCTCACGCACCATTTATTGGTCCGGGCTTCCGAACGGGTGTCTGCGAGAATCGGCCCCTGCGAGCCGTAGGGGGAGACGACTTGAGCACCGCGCACGGAGACGACGCAGGCAGCGCAGCCGCCCGCCGCAGCCTCGAGGGACTGGCCCTGGGGGACGCGTTCGGGGAGCGCTGGTTCCCGCTCTTCCGGGATCCCCGGCAGGCGTACGAGGAGGTCCGCGCCCGCCGGATGCCCGAGGAAGCGGACTGGCACTGGACCGACGACACGGCGATGGCCCTCGGCCTCGTCCGGGTACTCGACCAGTACGGGGAGGTACGGCAGCGGGAGCTCGCCCTCGCCTTCGCGCTCGGCCACGACGCCGACCCGGCCCGCGGCTACGGCCACGGCATGCACCAGCTGCTGCCGCGACTGCTCCAGGAGCCCGGCCGCTGGCCCGAGTTCAGCCGTGAGCTCTTCGGCGGCGAGGGCAGCCTCGGCAACGGGGCGGCGATGCGAGTGGCGCCGCTGGGCGCCCGGTTCCACGCCGATCTCGCCCGGACCGTCGAACAGGCCACCCGCTCCGCCGAGGTCACCCACGCCCACCCGGAGGGCGTCGCGGGCGCGGTCGCCGTGGCGGTGGCGGCGGCGCTCTCGGCCACGGGACGGCTCGGCCTCGCGGAGGTGGTGGCGCTGACCCCGGACAGCGCCACCCGCGACGGCCTCGCCCGCGCTGCCGGACTCCCCTTCGCCACCGAACCCTGGAAGGCCGCCGACATCCTCGGCAACGGTGAGCGCATCCGCGCCGACGACACCGTGCCCTTCGCCGTCTGGTCCGCCGCCCGCCACCCCGACGACCTCGTCGCCGCCCTGTGGACCACCGCGGAGGGCTTCGGGGACGTCGACACCACCTGCGCCATCACCGGCGGCATCGTGGCCGCCCGCACCGGCGTCGACGCCGTCCCCGCGCAGTGGCTGGAGCGCCGCGAACCCCTGCCCGGACAGGCGGGGCGCCGATGACCGCCGGAGTGCGGCCCGTTGCCGCCCTCCGTGTGCACAACTCCGGCAGGGAGCTGCTCGAACTCGTC
Protein-coding regions in this window:
- a CDS encoding AurF N-oxygenase family protein, which gives rise to MTTLTDADALEGLRDALGLLKDREQVAERLLASSAKHSFDPDKELDWDAPFEEGKWFWPPELVSLYDTPMWRRMSEEQRILLSQHEAAALASLGIWFELILMQLLVRHIYDKAATSAHVRYALTEIEDECRHSKMFARLITRGGTPWYPVSRAHQHLGRLFKTISTTPGSFTATLLGEEVLDWMQRLTFPDERVQPLVRGVTRIHVVEEARHVRYAREELRRQMMTAPKWSQEFTRVTSGEFARVFSVAFVNPDVYTDVGLDKREAVAQVRASGHRREVMQTGSKKLTDFLDDIGVLRGVGRRLWRSSGLLA
- a CDS encoding ADP-ribosylglycohydrolase family protein: MSTAHGDDAGSAAARRSLEGLALGDAFGERWFPLFRDPRQAYEEVRARRMPEEADWHWTDDTAMALGLVRVLDQYGEVRQRELALAFALGHDADPARGYGHGMHQLLPRLLQEPGRWPEFSRELFGGEGSLGNGAAMRVAPLGARFHADLARTVEQATRSAEVTHAHPEGVAGAVAVAVAAALSATGRLGLAEVVALTPDSATRDGLARAAGLPFATEPWKAADILGNGERIRADDTVPFAVWSAARHPDDLVAALWTTAEGFGDVDTTCAITGGIVAARTGVDAVPAQWLERREPLPGQAGRR